In Penaeus vannamei isolate JL-2024 chromosome 13, ASM4276789v1, whole genome shotgun sequence, the sequence ACATGAATGGATGAAGAGAGTAAGTAATGATGCTaggaataataaattaataataataacgaagaggTGAGCGAGGAGGACAAAGCAGCAAAGTTCGAATTCCTCGCATCAAGAGAGAATTAAACGATGGAAGTGGATCAGCATTACCAGAGTGAAGAGTTGGCGACCTTTTGGGCTAAACTGGCGATGCATATCCTTTCTCTTGGTGAGAAAGGATCTGTACATTGTTCCAGTTACACTGTACTCACGTCAGACATAGAATCGCACTGACGCCATCTGAATTATTGCATCAATCTAGCCTTCAGTGAAAACCACTGCCCTGCTACCGACAGTTTCACCTTATTCGTGGCGGGGACCGCGTTGGCCCAGCGGTAGGGGCCCTCATtgtcgccttttacgacacgcagTGACATACGTCCTCCTGTCCACAGGAGGAATACCTGTAGGCAATCGTGAAGTTCCTTGGCCAGGGAACCAACGCGACGACCTTGCATTACCCAATAAATAAATCATTTGTGATTCTAGAACGATTAGACTATTGCATGGTGATGCAATAGTGATGGCAGTGCAGAATCGGCTGCCAAACCAGTTACTGAAGGCGGGAAGCATCCTATTTCTAATATTTGTAAAAAGGCcgttagaaataaaaatagatagacatgtcACAATTAATTAAAAGCCGTTTATACACtgataagaaatatgtatatttaaaagaaTCTTTATAAAATTAAACGCCATCTAATACCAAGGAAATATTTACGCCGCGTCCAATACGCCGATGAATTATGGCAGAGCACTGAAAAGCTACGCGTACCGAGGCTCCCATTCGCAAGTCATGGACCCCTGTCATCTGCAGAGCACGAGAATGCAATGAATGAATTAGGCAACGCGATAAAATTTTCTTTCGTTTCGCTCAAAAGAAGTGAGCTCCATCGTCGAGCGTCGTGCGTCGAAGCGGTCTTTCCACCGTCGTTCCTCTACAGATCGTAGCtagagaggaggggtgatggggggggggggcagtctaCAGAGAAATAGTGCTGGTAACTTCGCTTATCTTGCCTCCAAATACACAGGTGGTGTAGCTTGGGAAATCATCCATGACATTTAAAACTTGCATGATTAATGGtccgtgtattttttatttagtttttttagttcgtttattaattttgttggtaTTCTCTTCTGTTTATATTTTCTGGTTTTACTGAATTTGTATTTAGATTCCCAGGTGAGGTTACGTTCTTAATATACATGTGTTTACTGTTCATAGTTTACGCCAGTTTATGGACTGCACACTGATTTTCATGAATCTTAATTACTCTACAATGGTGTACTTTAATGCaccatcatatattttttacgaCGTCAGCTGTGGTCAGAATatgtctagctatttatctaagcgcgagtacgtgtgtgtgtgtgtgtgtgtgtgtgtgtgttatgtgtatgtgtgtgtgtgtgtgtgcttgtatccgtgtgtgcgtgcgtgcttgtgtacgtgcttgcgtgtgtgtgtgtggcatattaATTATTCACAAAATAAAGAATAGGCAGACGCATAAATCATTAACAGGAAATCCACATCGAGTCGTGTTGAGAGCTCGAGAGCCGAGCGGCACACATCACCTGGCCTCGCGTGGTGGTGGGGAAGTACTCGGTGCTGAGGATCCAGGGCACCGGGTGGGCGCCGATGCAGGACGCGAACATGTACACCATCAGACACAGGAGCGGCAAATACTCGTGAGACCTGGAAATCGGgagatttttataatcataacatTAGACGAAAGTAGAAAGTTCTTTTTTTGCGGggtgtattatctctctctatctatctatctatctatctatctatctatcttatattaaAAGACGTGTCAATGGATAAACAAAATAATCTTTCTTTTTAACCGGAATTGATCGGAACCTCGTGACAACTATCGTTTGTATTATTTTCTACGCTATAGACAAGATAAACAAGACttatatgtaccaccattgattctatgtttaacttttatttatttgtactgtaacatcactatgtatataataagaataaccattgcaacaaatggaataaagtattttgaatttgaccTGGGGCCCGGGTGGGAACGACCTACAGTCGCGTCAGGCCGCGGGCGGGGCACGTACCTCGTGATCACCTCGTCCTCCAGCGGGTTCTCGCCCAGCGTCTGGTTGGCGGCTGGGAGGGCATCGCTGACCTCGAAGCCGCTGATTGCGCCCTCCTTCAGGTTGAGGTAGACGCCCATGATGACCAGGCACACGCCCATGATCAAGAGAGACAGGATCATGCACACCCTCCTGCCGATGCGGTCGAGGAAGAGGCAGGCGATGATGGTGCCGAGAAGCTTGACGAAGAACACGTAGATAGTGGCTACGTCTTCGTCAATGGTGGAGCCGGCGGCGTGGAAGATGCGGGTCGTGTTGTAGTACATGACGGTGAGGCCCGAGAAGTTCTGGATGAAGAACAGGACGATGCACACGATGAGCGGCCGGTACATCTCGGGCTTGAGGAGCTGCCTGACGAAGGTCTCGTCCGCCTGCGTCTCGTTGCACTCGCGGAGGGTCTTCAGCTCCTGGTCGACGTCGAAGTCCGGGCCGCGAAGTTGCTCCAGAATGCGGCCGGCCTTCTTCTTGTCACCGGACACCGCCAGATACGCCGGCGTCTCCGGCAGGAAGAACATGAGCAGCGAGCACAGCACCATGACCGCGTAGCCGACGAGGGCGATGGCGTACCAGCGCAGGAACATGCCGGCGGTCACCGTGGCGACGAGGCCGAGGCCGAAGAAGAGCGTCGGGAGGGCGGCCATCGCGCCCCGGAAGGAGGCGTCGGGGATCTCGATGACGTAGGTGGACGCGGCCACGGTGGTCACGCCGTAGCAGATGCCGCTGATGAACCTGCGCGAGAAGGGACCGCGGTcagtggcggcggcggaggaggggaggcggcgcTCTGGCCGTGCTttcggacggggggggggggcgatgattaaaaaagagggaaaggatgatggATAAAAGGCGGCCACGAAAGCAAGCACATTGAGAAAAAACAGGGCAACAAAACGGTAGGAGAAAGAAActgaaacgaaggaggaaggagggtgaagataGTAAATGCAGGATAGAGGAACTGAGAGAGAATTGATGGCAACCAGGAAGACGAAATTTATACAAGGAAAATGAAGACAATATGAGtaaaaagctaaaaagaaaatCTGTAATAAACAAAAGAGTGAGAGGATTAGACGTGCCTGCCGGGCGATTCTCACGATCGCTTGAGACCATGACTTtgtgaaaacaaaaggaaaggaggaggatgaactcCGAACTAAGCAGAAGACGCAGGTGTGtgggtgcatttgtgtgcgtgtgtgtgtgtgtgtgtgtgtgtgtttgcgtgcgtgtgtctgtgactgtgtgtgtgtgtttgtgtgtgtgaacatgcaaGCATGTACAATCAAAAAATGTATTTCCCCCtaaaagacatacagacatacaccaaACTGCTCACTCCTACATAAACTCCATTTTCCACTCCGCTGCTTCGCCCTCAACCCACCTTCCAACCAGCATCATGGGTGGGTTGACCGCCATGCCCACCAGCGCCCACGCCAACGTGAACGGCACCACGATGAGTATGAGCGACTTTCTGCGGCCGATGGCACCCACCATCCAGCCCCCGAGCCACGTGCCGGGGATGGTGCCAGCGCACACGAGGCTCCCTGTgccaagaggagagggggaaacggCGTGAGGACATCTTTTATTGAAGTGTGAGAAACGGGAAtagtgaaaggggagaagaaagggagagaggaaggaagcgagcAACAGGAAGACAGATAattcaagacgagagagaagaggggaaaaagagtgagGAGAAAAGACAATGTCACAATAAAAAAGTGTTAAATCTTGGTCTTGATCCTTGTTTATTACAGATCTCAAGTCGGAGAGAATATgccttttttagttgtttttttttgcgaCCGAAGCGGAAAATCTCCCACAGGTGACCGAGGACGTCTCCGAGTAAGAATTCACGTGACATTTAAAGAGAGAGTTAGGGCTTACATACACGATCCCTGTCCACGGCGTTCGGGTTCCGTCGGGATCAGCGCCGAAGTGAGGGTCAGAGCTTCGGGTGTGCACGGGACTGGCTCACCCAAGGGATGTATGATGAAGACCagtacttttttctccttttctccctccctccccctctttctctctctctctctctgtctgtctctctctctctctctctctctctctctctctctctctctctctctctctctctctctctctctctctctctctctctctctctctctctctctctctctctctctctctctctctcaccacctatcttcctctctctggaAGCACGTATGGTTTCCGGTGAATGAAAAACGGTTCGTGACACCGAGGAATTCCTGTCAACTTACCCTACTGTCAAGCGTCGAGAGCCCCTGACAGGCTCTGCTCCCAGCACAAAAGGCTTGGCAGGAGATCTCGAGCCCGTTGGCGTCGGTCGATCGCCGTTGATGGCGAATACATTACCTTGCGAATAAAGGGTTTTTTTCCTGGTTTCTATTTCCTCACGGGTATTTGGTGACTTTTTTTTACGCCTCTTTTGCTGGGCATTAATTGAGCGATGTAGAGTGACcatgtttctttttatatttgataTGTCTTATGcattttgcattttcttcttgtttttgcttcgcttttgttattatcgttattgttatcgttgttcttaCGCTTTTTGGTATGACCGTATTTTCTTTTGAATTattgtttctccctcttcttttttcctattttaaagtcttcgttattttttttcgtctccctTCGTTCTTCCCATATTTTCCTGTCTgaaaatctctatctatctatctatctatctatctatctttcttattatttcacaTTTCAAGAATAGTACGAATAGAGTATAACATAAATAGCGATGATAGGAaatggatgatgaaaatgatgattacaacagtagtgataatgatgatgaatatcaaggtaattatgataataataagcatggtcctactactaataataacaaaataattatgataataataaccatgattaataatgataataacaatgatcataataatgataacaataataataataataataataataataataatgataatagtaataataataacaaataatattgcGTGAACATCTCACCGCGCCAAGTATTGTGAGTGAACGTAAAAGTCGGTTTCTTAATCTCCTGACAAGCGGAATCGATTTATTTTTGAAACGGACAACAGACGTGCATCTCTCCCGCCTGCAGATGGCTCCCCACCAGCTGGATGAACGACTTGCCACTGGATGTTGCAATTGATATAACACGGGAATGATTCTTGACATAATGGCATATGACAAGTATACACTAAAATGTATATTTGGGGATCGgtagtgatattaacaataatgatagtagtgataataataatgataataacaataataataataataataacaataatgatgatgatgatgataatgataataacgactacaaatcataacaataataacaatagcaataataataaaaacaataaatataattaaaatgatagtaataactagcGGGGCCCGTTGAAATTTTACGGAAAAAGAgaacccttctctccttctctcaccctcttccttctaccattcgcctcccctctcctcacccttttcctctccctctacttttctatttcctctccctctctctcccccacctctttcactcccttatccctcctatctctctcccatcttcctttctttttctctgatcccctctcccttccctttctctttccccatagTCATCTCCAGTCCCTACCGGTTTCCCTTTGTTTCCCTATTccaatctcccttttctctctctcagtccccttccctctctctctccctctctttgtctttatcccttctctccctttctctccatttccatcttaacctccccccttcttcagaaacccccttcccctccctttcacccttccgccctttcttctcctccttcccttccaatcTTCCTTATTAACCTCTCCTCTCGAATAGCTGTGTGAATATTAAATGAGCATAAATTGACGGTCTAACTACTTCAGTGCAGcgtacttgcctcgaagaagaagaataatgatattaatgatattgataattataatgatgatgatgataacaataataaaataataatggtaatgataatatgaataacaataatgatgataatgccaataatgataggtaaataattgataataacagcaatgtgtCTGTGAAATTGTTTAATATCTATCTGTtcaattatcatcacattttacACCAAAATTAATTGATTTCAAGTCTGCAGTCATATGAAATATCGTTCCTGACATAATACTGTTACCTTAAGAGGCCCTGACGGAATTATAATACGactaattatgttgatgataacaataccagggatactaataacaataatattgataacgatgatattaatgataataacaataatgatagtcattattattactatcattgtcattgttattatgataatgaaaacaataacaataataataggaatgacgataataataatgataatgataggataataatatcaatgataaggatgttaatgttatatctgataataataaatactaataatatctaCGGGAAACATgactaacaataacgatgataagaatgctaatggtaataatggtaacaacaacaatattatcaatactagCAAGACTGATaactatattattgttgttattgtgttattatcattatgactgtcatcattatcatcatcattttcatcatcatcatctccatcattgttattatcaattattatcattatcataaccattatcattatcaattattattatcattatcataaccattattattatcattatcataattattgttattatcattattattattattattattattattattattattattattattgttattatcattattattattattattattattattattattattattattattattatgatcatcattattgtcagtatcaatactactattatcattatcattattatttttatcattatcgaagtagtagtagtatcattatcatcattattataactatcatattactatcatattatgatattatcctgatatcattcatatatatatgaatatatatatatatatatatatatatatatatatatatatataaatacatatatatatatatatatatatatatatatatatatatatatatatatatatatatatatgtgtgtgtgtgtgtgtgtatatatatatatatatatatatatatatatatatatatatatatatatatatatatatatatatatatttatataatagtcactattatcattgttatcattatcatcattattattaatatcattacctccatataatcattatcatcataactatcatcttcACTGATATCACGATACAAATAGCATTCGCACTCACCCATCATGTCCATCTCGGCCGTGGTGAGGGCCATGGCGCTGCCGAAGATGGTGGAGTTGTCCTTCCTGAGGTCCGAGATGGCCGGGTTGGGGAAGGCGGCCACGATGGCGATCACGGAGTGGCCCAGACACGCGGCCAGGACCATCAGCACCTGGAGGGAGGGACATGGCCAGTACTTTTCGCTTGGTTTGGATTTTTCATTTTACCGGGGTGCGGGTC encodes:
- the LOC113809072 gene encoding facilitated trehalose transporter Tret1 — its product is MTSEVSKGGHLLETPAEKRRRIGIQVLMVLAACLGHSVIAIVAAFPNPAISDLRKDNSTIFGSAMALTTAEMDMMGSLVCAGTIPGTWLGGWMVGAIGRRKSLILIVVPFTLAWALVGMAVNPPMMLVGRFISGICYGVTTVAASTYVIEIPDASFRGAMAALPTLFFGLGLVATVTAGMFLRWYAIALVGYAVMVLCSLLMFFLPETPAYLAVSGDKKKAGRILEQLRGPDFDVDQELKTLRECNETQADETFVRQLLKPEMYRPLIVCIVLFFIQNFSGLTVMYYNTTRIFHAAGSTIDEDVATIYVFFVKLLGTIIACLFLDRIGRRVCMILSLLIMGVCLVIMGVYLNLKEGAISGFEVSDALPAANQTLGENPLEDEVITRSHEYLPLLCLMVYMFASCIGAHPVPWILSTEYFPTTTRGQASGLCAMACSLFNFAALQLFSPMLDALSQAGLYWAYGAVSFLGVLFCLVCVKETKGKSVG